The following coding sequences are from one Cyanobacterium sp. T60_A2020_053 window:
- a CDS encoding pyridoxal phosphate-dependent aminotransferase, translated as MKLAQRIAQVNESITLTITARAKAMKAEGLDVCSFSAGEPDFDTPIHIKEAAKKALDEGKTKYGAAAGELKLREAIARKLKEYNNLSYQPENIIVTNGGKHSLYNLIMALIEPGDEVIIPSPYWLSYPEMVTLAAGKSVIVPTSALNQYKITPEQLKSAITPQTKLFVLNSPSNPTGAVYTPEEIKALAQVIIDHDILVVSDEIYEKILYDGATHLSIGAVNEEIFKRTIISNGFAKAYSMTGWRLGYVAAPLEITKAMIKIQGHSTSNVCTFAQYGGISALESSQECVSEMLKAFGVRREVMYNKIKAIPQISAPLPDGAFYLFVDISATGLNSLDFCQKLLQEEQVATIPGIAFGEDKCIRFSYATDMATIEKGLDKFARFVDQLT; from the coding sequence ATTAAATTAGCCCAGAGAATTGCTCAGGTCAATGAATCCATTACTTTAACCATTACGGCGCGCGCCAAAGCCATGAAGGCTGAAGGTCTTGATGTTTGTAGTTTTAGTGCTGGTGAGCCTGATTTTGACACCCCCATTCATATTAAAGAAGCAGCTAAAAAAGCCCTTGATGAAGGTAAAACTAAATACGGTGCTGCCGCAGGGGAATTAAAGTTAAGAGAAGCTATTGCTCGTAAACTGAAGGAATATAATAACCTTAGCTATCAACCTGAAAATATTATTGTCACCAACGGGGGAAAACATTCTCTTTATAATTTAATCATGGCATTGATTGAACCGGGTGACGAGGTAATTATCCCTTCCCCTTATTGGTTAAGTTATCCCGAAATGGTAACACTCGCCGCAGGAAAATCAGTGATTGTGCCTACCAGCGCCCTCAACCAGTACAAAATCACTCCTGAACAATTAAAATCCGCCATCACTCCCCAAACTAAATTATTTGTACTTAATTCTCCTTCTAATCCGACGGGCGCTGTTTACACTCCTGAAGAAATTAAAGCCCTCGCGCAAGTGATTATTGACCATGATATTTTAGTAGTATCCGATGAAATTTACGAAAAAATTCTCTATGACGGCGCCACTCATTTAAGTATCGGTGCGGTTAATGAAGAAATCTTTAAACGTACTATTATTAGTAATGGTTTTGCTAAAGCATACTCCATGACGGGATGGCGTTTAGGTTATGTAGCTGCACCACTTGAAATTACCAAAGCTATGATTAAAATACAAGGACATAGTACCTCTAATGTCTGTACTTTTGCTCAATATGGGGGCATAAGTGCGCTGGAATCTTCCCAAGAATGCGTCAGCGAAATGCTCAAAGCCTTCGGCGTGCGCCGAGAAGTAATGTACAACAAAATTAAAGCTATACCTCAAATCAGCGCCCCTCTCCCTGACGGCGCATTTTATCTTTTTGTGGACATTAGTGCCACAGGTTTAAATTCCCTTGATTTTTGCCAAAAACTACTCCAAGAAGAACAAGTTGCTACCATTCCGGGTATTGCTTTTGGAGAAGATAAATGTATTCGTTTTTCCTACGCCACTGACATGGCAACTATCGAAAAAGGTTTAGATAAATTTGCTCGATTTGTCGATCAACTCACCTAA
- the aroQ gene encoding type II 3-dehydroquinate dehydratase, with product MDTRSKILVLHGPNLNLLGTRETDIYGKYTLADLNETLVNDSLTLGATIFAHQSNHEGELVDLIHQARGYAQGILINAGAYTHTSIAIRDALAGVNLPTVEVHISNIYRREDFRHHSYIAPVAIGQISGFGLDSYRLGLRALVNYVQNH from the coding sequence ATGGATACTAGATCAAAAATTCTAGTATTACATGGACCAAATCTCAACCTATTGGGTACTAGAGAAACAGATATTTACGGTAAATATACCTTAGCTGATCTTAATGAGACTTTAGTCAACGATAGTCTAACCCTAGGGGCAACGATTTTTGCCCATCAGTCTAACCACGAAGGAGAATTGGTCGATCTTATTCATCAAGCAAGGGGTTATGCTCAGGGAATTTTGATTAATGCTGGTGCTTATACCCATACCAGTATTGCCATTCGAGATGCCTTAGCTGGGGTGAATCTCCCTACGGTGGAGGTTCACATTAGTAATATCTATCGGCGAGAAGATTTTCGTCATCATTCTTATATAGCGCCCGTGGCCATTGGTCAAATTAGCGGTTTTGGGCTGGATAGTTACCGTCTTGGCTTACGTGCTTTAGTTAACTATGTCCAAAATCATTAG
- the thyX gene encoding FAD-dependent thymidylate synthase: MNYRDPLNDGKSRIELIDSLGNDLSIVNDARASFDKVSSALEEKDIKLIKYLIKHEHTSPFRGVVFKFKVKAPLYICRQWWKHVIASNHNDEQLGWNEKSFRYVSIDDSNEFYIPQNFRQQSSNNKQATEGSLAPSENQLAISIYEKQCQASYEAYSQLLQLGVGREQARGVLVPSVYTSWVWTVSLQALLNFIALRRGAGAQSEIGAYAQAILDLITPIVPETTGAWLSDNNTSVGCKNA, encoded by the coding sequence ATGAATTATCGAGACCCTTTAAATGATGGCAAGAGTAGAATCGAGTTAATTGATTCTTTAGGCAATGATTTAAGTATTGTTAATGATGCAAGGGCTTCTTTTGACAAGGTTTCTTCGGCGTTAGAGGAAAAAGATATTAAGCTAATCAAGTATTTGATCAAACATGAACATACTAGCCCTTTTCGGGGGGTGGTGTTTAAGTTTAAGGTAAAAGCGCCCCTCTACATTTGCCGTCAGTGGTGGAAACACGTCATCGCTAGTAACCACAATGATGAGCAGTTAGGCTGGAATGAAAAAAGTTTTCGTTATGTATCGATAGACGATAGTAATGAGTTTTATATTCCCCAAAATTTCAGACAGCAATCAAGCAATAATAAACAGGCTACGGAGGGTAGTTTAGCGCCCTCCGAAAATCAATTAGCGATTTCTATTTATGAAAAGCAGTGTCAGGCTAGTTATGAAGCCTATAGTCAATTATTACAGTTAGGAGTAGGTAGGGAACAAGCTAGGGGGGTTTTAGTTCCTTCTGTTTATACTTCTTGGGTTTGGACTGTTTCTCTTCAGGCTTTGTTAAATTTTATTGCTTTGAGGAGGGGCGCCGGGGCGCAGTCAGAAATCGGCGCTTATGCCCAAGCTATTCTTGATTTAATTACCCCCATTGTGCCTGAGACGACGGGCGCTTGGCTTTCTGACAATAATACCTCAGTTGGATGCAAGAATGCCTGA
- a CDS encoding pentapeptide repeat-containing protein, whose translation MLDCPLLKLENHCPECVSMDLKMIPLDSQQFELRLNVSLAQPEISILTGKMRLGLRALTLGLDLQDVSLVAVKDLDSSFIKRVNNPLSRLPHWEIRHLPNQKFLQDDLTDVALGVVKITNAEDFRLGVTLTCKPAHVYLSDIEGLWRHDITPNKHGILERKLAKFIYQTRLNPFVSEVIFATTDREVNHNSDTLTSALHQNLKDTLQLIYQANQDNFVELANIAELNLLTDFAGADLTGANLSGLKLSSANLKYANLRGADLTDTDLSEANLSYSRLNGADLTGAYLEGANLRYCNLQSASLALANVMGADLSYANLINTNLTNTSLSQATVEGAVFN comes from the coding sequence ATGTTAGACTGCCCTTTATTAAAGTTAGAAAATCACTGCCCTGAGTGTGTATCGATGGATTTAAAGATGATTCCTCTCGACAGTCAGCAGTTTGAATTACGTCTTAATGTTAGTTTGGCACAACCTGAGATAAGTATTCTAACGGGGAAGATGCGCTTGGGGTTACGGGCGCTGACATTGGGATTAGATTTGCAGGATGTGAGTTTGGTGGCGGTTAAAGATTTGGATTCATCTTTCATCAAAAGGGTTAATAATCCTTTATCTCGTTTGCCTCATTGGGAAATTCGTCATTTACCTAACCAAAAGTTTTTACAGGATGATTTAACTGATGTTGCTTTGGGGGTGGTGAAGATAACTAATGCAGAAGATTTTCGTCTTGGAGTAACATTGACTTGTAAACCAGCGCACGTCTATCTGAGCGATATTGAGGGGTTATGGCGTCACGATATTACCCCGAATAAACATGGCATTTTAGAAAGAAAGTTGGCTAAGTTTATCTATCAAACGAGGTTAAATCCTTTTGTTAGTGAGGTAATTTTTGCTACTACTGACAGGGAAGTTAATCATAATTCTGATACTTTAACCAGCGCCCTCCACCAAAATTTAAAAGATACTTTACAGTTAATTTATCAAGCTAATCAAGATAATTTTGTCGAGTTGGCAAATATTGCGGAGTTGAATTTGTTAACGGATTTTGCCGGTGCTGATTTGACGGGCGCTAATTTGAGTGGGCTAAAGCTAAGTAGTGCTAATTTAAAGTATGCTAATTTGAGAGGCGCTGATTTGACCGATACTGATTTGAGTGAGGCTAATTTGAGTTATTCTCGTCTCAATGGCGCTGATTTGACGGGCGCTTATCTGGAAGGGGCAAATCTTCGTTACTGTAATTTGCAATCGGCTAGTTTGGCTTTGGCTAATGTGATGGGCGCTGACCTTAGTTATGCTAATCTCATTAATACTAATTTGACTAACACCAGTCTCTCTCAAGCTACGGTGGAGGGCGCTGTTTTTAATTAG
- a CDS encoding type II toxin-antitoxin system RelE/ParE family toxin — MNWQILFHDDFMPEFDEFSQDVQNELLAIANRLQEKGPRLGRPLVDTLEGSKHSNMKEIRFNADNGVWRIAFAFDPQRNAILLVGGDKSGISQKMFYKKLIKKADSRYKKYLNEL; from the coding sequence ATGAATTGGCAAATATTATTTCACGATGACTTCATGCCAGAATTTGATGAATTTAGTCAAGATGTACAAAATGAACTATTAGCTATTGCTAATCGCCTTCAAGAAAAAGGACCACGACTAGGAAGACCATTAGTAGATACATTGGAAGGCTCAAAACACAGTAATATGAAAGAAATTAGATTCAATGCTGATAATGGTGTTTGGCGAATAGCTTTTGCGTTTGATCCTCAAAGAAATGCTATTCTGTTAGTGGGTGGTGATAAATCAGGTATAAGTCAAAAAATGTTTTATAAAAAATTGATTAAAAAAGCTGATTCTCGCTATAAAAAATATTTGAATGAACTTTAG
- a CDS encoding nucleoside triphosphate pyrophosphohydrolase family protein — translation MNIQEYLQLTRETAIYPSARFLEYLTLGLASESGEVSGVVKKYIRQDTSLDIAKEKLTKELGDVLWYWARLCDELGLNPEEVMEQNIDKLLQRKQNQTLQGDGDNR, via the coding sequence ATGAATATCCAAGAATATCTCCAGTTAACGAGAGAAACAGCCATTTATCCTTCGGCAAGGTTTTTAGAATATTTAACTCTAGGTTTAGCGAGTGAATCGGGGGAAGTTAGTGGCGTGGTGAAAAAATATATCCGTCAAGATACTAGCCTAGATATAGCAAAGGAAAAATTAACGAAGGAATTGGGCGACGTGTTATGGTATTGGGCAAGGTTATGTGATGAGTTGGGCTTAAATCCTGAAGAGGTGATGGAGCAAAACATTGACAAATTATTACAAAGAAAGCAAAATCAAACTTTACAGGGTGATGGTGATAATCGTTAA
- a CDS encoding prohibitin family protein, translating to MERQNANISSVIAAIVTAFIVFVGLNSFVIINPGQTGVLSILGKAQDGPLLEGIHFKPPVISNVDIYDVTVQKFEVPAQSSTKDLQNLSASFAINFRLDPIQVVDIRRTQGTLQNIVAKIIAPQTQESFKIAAARRTVEEAITQRSELKQDFDDALTSRLDKYGIIVLDTSVVDLNFSPEFAKAVEDKQIAEQRAQRAVYVAREAEQEAQTDINRAKGRAEAQRLLAETLKAQGGTLVLQKEAIEAWRTGGSQVPKVLVINGGDSGNSLPFLFNLEDVNK from the coding sequence TTGGAACGTCAAAATGCAAACATTTCCTCCGTAATTGCCGCCATCGTGACGGCTTTTATCGTTTTTGTGGGGCTTAATTCCTTTGTGATTATTAATCCCGGACAAACAGGAGTATTAAGTATTCTCGGTAAAGCTCAAGATGGACCACTTTTGGAGGGAATCCATTTTAAACCTCCCGTGATTTCCAATGTGGATATTTACGATGTTACCGTACAAAAATTTGAAGTACCAGCGCAAAGTTCTACCAAAGATTTACAGAATTTATCGGCGAGTTTTGCCATTAACTTCCGTCTCGATCCCATTCAAGTGGTTGATATTAGGAGAACTCAGGGAACTTTACAAAATATTGTCGCCAAAATTATTGCTCCTCAAACCCAAGAATCTTTTAAAATTGCGGCTGCAAGGCGCACGGTGGAAGAAGCCATCACTCAACGCAGTGAGTTGAAACAAGATTTTGATGATGCTTTAACTTCTCGACTGGATAAATACGGTATTATTGTACTAGATACCAGTGTGGTTGATTTAAACTTCTCTCCTGAGTTTGCCAAAGCGGTGGAAGATAAGCAAATTGCCGAACAAAGGGCGCAAAGAGCTGTATATGTAGCGAGGGAAGCTGAACAGGAAGCTCAAACGGACATTAACCGAGCCAAAGGTAGGGCAGAAGCTCAAAGGCTTTTGGCGGAAACTCTCAAGGCTCAAGGTGGTACTTTAGTTCTACAAAAAGAAGCTATCGAGGCATGGCGCACGGGAGGCTCTCAAGTGCCGAAGGTGTTAGTTATTAATGGTGGGGATTCTGGTAATAGTCTTCCTTTCTTGTTTAATCTTGAGGATGTCAATAAGTAG
- a CDS encoding methionyl-tRNA formyltransferase, which yields MRIVFFGTPDFAVVTLQELLNDNHHEVLGVVTQPDKRRGRGNKMIPSPVKTVALAHNLSVWQPARLKRDLNTLDILQQLEADVFVVVAYGQILSPQILQMPKYGCINVHGSILPAYRGAAPIQWSIYHGEAETGVTTMLMDKGMDTGAMLLKATTPITLFDNADSLGARLAVVGAGLLLETLAKLPEITPIPQDDSLATYARLITKDDYVIDWSKSALAIHQQISAFYPNGVTSWRTQPLKITQSLPLSEIVNINLPPHLEKLSAYLQGMESWRGKMGEVVKIIKNIGMVVATGAGLLLILEVQPAGKKTQSAWSFANGNRLEIGEIMN from the coding sequence ATGCGTATAGTTTTTTTTGGCACTCCTGATTTTGCGGTGGTGACGCTTCAAGAGTTATTGAATGATAATCACCATGAAGTCTTGGGAGTAGTGACTCAACCTGATAAGCGCCGGGGAAGGGGTAATAAAATGATTCCTTCTCCTGTGAAAACGGTGGCACTAGCTCATAATTTGTCTGTGTGGCAACCAGCGCGCCTCAAACGAGATTTAAACACTCTGGACATATTACAACAATTAGAAGCGGATGTTTTTGTGGTGGTGGCTTATGGACAAATTTTGTCACCTCAAATACTACAAATGCCGAAATATGGTTGTATTAATGTTCATGGCTCGATTTTACCTGCTTATCGAGGCGCGGCGCCCATCCAATGGAGTATTTATCACGGTGAGGCGGAAACGGGAGTGACTACCATGTTAATGGATAAGGGTATGGATACGGGCGCTATGTTATTAAAAGCCACTACTCCCATCACTTTATTTGATAATGCTGATAGTTTAGGGGCAAGGTTGGCGGTGGTGGGCGCTGGGTTACTTTTAGAAACTCTGGCAAAGTTACCAGAAATTACTCCCATTCCTCAAGATGATAGTTTAGCTACTTATGCCCGTTTAATCACTAAAGATGATTATGTCATTGATTGGTCAAAATCGGCTTTGGCAATTCATCAACAAATTTCTGCTTTTTATCCTAATGGTGTTACCTCATGGCGCACTCAACCGCTCAAAATTACTCAATCTTTACCCCTTTCTGAGATAGTTAATATTAATTTACCGCCCCATTTAGAAAAATTATCTGCTTATCTTCAAGGTATGGAGTCTTGGCGGGGGAAAATGGGGGAAGTGGTGAAAATTATTAAAAATATCGGTATGGTAGTGGCGACGGGCGCTGGATTATTATTAATTTTAGAAGTGCAACCAGCCGGTAAAAAAACACAATCCGCATGGAGTTTTGCTAACGGTAATCGTTTGGAAATAGGTGAAATTATGAACTAG
- a CDS encoding YdcF family protein produces the protein MFFKQDQFFIKSILKLCVWIILFISGINSFSLINHFLKSWQYFHDPIDIYLVLGGSITREIYVSKIRKNHPQIPIIISQGSQEPCILLIFDKEKVSIDNVWLEKCANSTFDNFFFSISLLKKWQKKHVFVITSDTHFPRAKLMAKIALLSQGFAVTVEGIPEFDGIPANHENIVKTILDVIRTVAWAWLGQFVNPVCNNIIPLSDVDLQQWYVDGFACESRANLQLKD, from the coding sequence ATGTTTTTTAAGCAAGACCAGTTTTTTATAAAATCAATTTTGAAGTTATGTGTTTGGATAATTCTCTTTATTAGTGGTATTAATAGCTTTAGTTTAATTAATCATTTCCTCAAATCTTGGCAATATTTCCATGATCCCATCGATATTTATTTGGTATTAGGGGGAAGTATTACAAGGGAGATTTATGTTAGTAAAATAAGAAAAAATCATCCTCAAATACCGATTATTATTTCTCAGGGTTCTCAAGAGCCTTGCATTTTATTAATCTTTGATAAAGAAAAGGTAAGCATTGATAATGTTTGGTTGGAGAAGTGCGCTAATTCTACATTTGATAACTTTTTTTTCTCTATTTCTTTACTAAAAAAATGGCAAAAAAAACACGTCTTTGTAATTACTTCCGATACTCATTTTCCCCGTGCTAAATTAATGGCAAAAATTGCCCTACTCAGTCAAGGCTTTGCGGTAACAGTGGAAGGTATCCCCGAATTTGACGGTATTCCTGCCAATCATGAGAATATTGTTAAAACTATTCTCGATGTCATTCGCACGGTAGCTTGGGCATGGCTGGGGCAATTTGTCAATCCTGTTTGTAATAATATAATTCCATTATCTGATGTGGATTTGCAACAGTGGTATGTGGATGGTTTTGCTTGTGAGAGTCGCGCTAATTTACAGTTAAAGGATTAG
- a CDS encoding cation:proton antiporter, translating into MENLLSSIPSSPVITFTILLLIILTVPPIFEKIKLPGLVGLLVAGVVFGTDGLGLLEANNESVKLLADIGKIYLMFVAGLEIDLEDFRRSRNRSFLFGVFTFIFPLIIGTALGLSFGIGLNASVLIGSLLASHTLLGYPIVNRLGVVGNEAVVVTIGATIVTDTAALLVLAICISIHGGDFSLASLVIQLLSLAIYAVVVLYGFDRVGKEYFRRTGDEQSNQFLFVLLAVFLASVGAQVINIDIIVGAFLAGLAVNDVVGNGPVKEKIEFVGSTLFIPCFFVSMGLLLNVSSFITTLSEDFLLTVAIVVGLFVGKFLAALASKYVFRYDWDQCLTMWSLSLPQVAATLAATLAGVKAGLLSDSVFNAVIVLMLATSLAGPILTGKFAPKLRPSLIPFPEKPTTKATDLPLNDEEKNFIGEDSLINHPFTVVVPINNPNTEKFLIEMGAMLARYESGMIIPLSVAKAHVHMDEPELDEEMNQSDKLMARALRYSEEFAITSKPVVRIDDDVAEGISRTARENNASLIVMGWTPITTIQARLFGNLIDNVFWSSHCPVAVMKLLDEPSNIRRILVPVKNIDLKTIKTIHFASIFADSNHGSVTLLHIHNRKATKNEITLFQTALRGAITQISEKVEIIIKTLRYEDTAEAIIHTANKYDFDLVVLRSVRRRTAGGLSVSDVTTQTIKKLRRSVILFGEPH; encoded by the coding sequence ATGGAAAACTTATTATCTTCAATTCCCAGTAGTCCCGTTATTACCTTCACCATCTTATTATTAATCATTCTCACTGTACCGCCTATCTTTGAAAAAATTAAGTTACCCGGTTTAGTTGGTTTGCTGGTGGCTGGGGTAGTATTTGGTACTGATGGTTTAGGCTTATTAGAGGCTAATAATGAGTCAGTAAAACTCTTGGCGGATATTGGCAAAATTTATTTAATGTTTGTGGCTGGTTTAGAAATTGATCTGGAAGATTTTCGTCGTAGTCGTAATCGATCTTTTTTATTTGGGGTTTTTACTTTCATTTTTCCCCTGATTATTGGCACTGCTTTAGGATTAAGTTTTGGTATAGGTTTAAATGCTTCGGTGTTAATTGGCTCTCTCTTAGCTTCTCATACTCTGTTGGGTTATCCTATCGTTAATCGTTTGGGAGTGGTAGGTAATGAAGCAGTAGTGGTTACCATCGGTGCGACTATTGTTACTGATACTGCTGCTTTGTTAGTATTAGCCATTTGTATTTCTATTCACGGTGGTGATTTTTCTTTAGCTAGTTTAGTAATTCAGTTGTTAAGTTTAGCTATTTATGCGGTGGTGGTGTTATATGGATTTGATCGGGTGGGAAAAGAGTATTTTCGTCGTACGGGGGATGAGCAGAGTAACCAGTTTTTATTTGTTCTTTTAGCGGTTTTTCTTGCGTCGGTGGGCGCTCAGGTGATTAATATTGATATTATTGTGGGCGCTTTTCTGGCTGGGTTAGCTGTTAATGATGTGGTGGGAAATGGTCCTGTTAAGGAAAAAATTGAGTTTGTGGGTAGTACGTTATTTATTCCCTGTTTTTTCGTTTCCATGGGTTTATTGTTGAATGTTTCTAGTTTTATCACCACTTTAAGCGAAGATTTCTTATTAACTGTTGCCATTGTGGTCGGTTTATTTGTTGGGAAATTTTTAGCGGCCTTAGCTTCTAAATATGTGTTTCGTTATGATTGGGATCAATGTTTGACCATGTGGTCTTTATCTTTACCACAGGTAGCAGCAACTTTGGCGGCGACTTTAGCTGGTGTTAAGGCTGGATTACTTTCTGATTCGGTTTTTAATGCGGTAATTGTATTAATGTTGGCTACTTCTTTGGCTGGACCAATTTTAACGGGTAAATTTGCTCCCAAACTGCGCCCTTCCCTTATTCCGTTTCCTGAAAAACCTACTACAAAAGCAACTGATCTTCCCCTCAACGATGAGGAGAAGAATTTTATTGGTGAGGATTCTCTGATTAATCATCCTTTTACCGTAGTTGTGCCGATTAATAATCCTAATACGGAAAAGTTTTTGATTGAAATGGGAGCCATGTTAGCCCGTTATGAGTCGGGGATGATTATTCCTCTGTCGGTGGCTAAGGCTCATGTTCACATGGATGAACCGGAGTTGGATGAAGAAATGAACCAAAGTGATAAATTAATGGCAAGGGCGCTGAGATATAGCGAAGAGTTTGCCATTACCTCAAAACCTGTGGTGCGTATTGATGATGACGTGGCGGAGGGTATCAGTCGCACGGCAAGAGAAAATAACGCTAGTCTAATTGTCATGGGTTGGACTCCTATTACTACTATTCAGGCTCGTTTATTTGGTAATTTGATTGATAACGTGTTTTGGTCTTCCCATTGCCCCGTGGCAGTGATGAAGTTATTGGATGAACCCAGTAATATTCGCCGTATTCTTGTGCCGGTTAAAAATATTGATCTAAAAACTATTAAAACGATCCATTTTGCTTCTATTTTTGCTGATAGTAACCATGGCAGTGTAACTCTTTTGCACATTCACAACCGAAAAGCCACTAAAAATGAAATTACTTTATTTCAAACTGCCTTGAGGGGCGCTATTACTCAAATTTCTGAAAAGGTGGAAATTATCATCAAAACTCTTCGTTATGAAGATACAGCAGAGGCGATCATTCATACTGCTAATAAATATGATTTTGATTTAGTTGTATTGCGTTCAGTTAGAAGACGCACGGCTGGAGGTTTATCCGTTAGTGATGTCACAACTCAGACTATCAAAAAACTGCGGCGCTCGGTTATTTTATTTGGTGAACCCCATTAA
- a CDS encoding lipid kinase — translation MGKKALLLINTHSRNGKKLFPMAVEHFYSHGFELIVKPLQSIQELKTVITEYHSRIDLVIVGGGDGTLNAVVDSLVETNLPLGILPFGTANDLARTLGIPTNIKDACDVIINGHLKCIDLGLVNGKYFFNVASIGLSVDITEKLSKGLKRRWGVLAYGITALQVLASTRPFTATVVVDGESLPSFKTIQIAVGNGRYYGGGMAVAENAAIDDQKLDLYSLELKHWWQIFPLIWHLPEGRQHQLQWVRTLEGQEFEVHTRKSYSINTDGEITTITPAKFKVIPHKLKVFAPVEVES, via the coding sequence GTGGGAAAAAAAGCCTTGTTATTGATCAATACTCATTCTCGTAACGGCAAAAAACTATTTCCCATGGCAGTAGAACATTTTTACTCCCATGGTTTTGAGTTAATCGTTAAACCCCTTCAAAGTATTCAAGAATTAAAGACTGTAATCACAGAATACCATTCTCGCATTGATTTAGTCATTGTTGGTGGCGGAGATGGCACTCTTAATGCCGTGGTGGATAGTTTAGTAGAAACTAATTTACCTTTAGGTATTTTACCCTTTGGCACTGCCAATGATCTGGCTCGGACTTTAGGAATACCCACTAATATTAAGGATGCTTGTGATGTTATTATTAATGGTCATCTCAAGTGTATTGATTTAGGATTAGTTAACGGTAAATATTTTTTTAACGTGGCTAGTATTGGTTTGAGTGTGGATATTACCGAAAAACTATCTAAGGGTTTAAAGAGACGTTGGGGAGTTTTAGCTTATGGCATAACTGCTTTACAGGTATTAGCTTCTACTCGTCCTTTTACTGCTACTGTGGTAGTTGACGGGGAATCTTTACCTAGCTTTAAAACCATTCAAATTGCGGTGGGTAACGGGCGCTATTATGGCGGTGGCATGGCTGTTGCAGAAAATGCTGCTATTGATGACCAAAAATTAGATTTATATAGCTTAGAGTTAAAACACTGGTGGCAAATTTTTCCTTTAATTTGGCATTTACCAGAAGGAAGACAGCATCAGTTACAATGGGTGAGGACTTTAGAAGGGCAAGAATTTGAAGTACATACCCGTAAATCTTACAGCATTAACACTGATGGGGAAATTACTACCATCACCCCTGCAAAATTTAAAGTAATTCCCCACAAATTAAAAGTTTTCGCACCGGTGGAAGTTGAATCGTAA
- a CDS encoding DUF1810 family protein, translating into MKTPCLGSRLKECSQILLDIEETSADSIFGFPDNKKLQSSMTLFNLISDSSPVFEEVLAKFFDGQQDNKTLELLDFFY; encoded by the coding sequence ATGAAAACGCCCTGCTTAGGAAGCAGACTCAAAGAATGTAGTCAAATTTTATTAGACATTGAAGAAACATCCGCAGACAGTATCTTTGGTTTTCCTGACAATAAAAAACTACAGTCATCTATGACTCTTTTTAACCTTATTTCTGACTCGTCTCCTGTTTTTGAGGAGGTTTTGGCTAAGTTTTTTGATGGTCAACAAGACAATAAAACCTTAGAATTATTGGATTTCTTCTATTAG